The genomic window AAGCCGCCCGAATAGGGATCTGCCGTCATATCTCTGTATCCTCCGCCAAGCGGAGCAAAGTTGCGCAGATTCACCGGTGGATTGTTAATGTTGTTGTGGCCCGACAGCCACGCACGGTCCCCATCTCCGTCAATGTCGATTCCCCGATTGTCGTAAAGAGGTTCCCTGCCTGTCGACTGCATGCGTCCATTGATGCCTGGATTGCCCTGTCCGCAACCTGCCAGCACGCCAACTGTCACTGCACCCAGCAACGTCCATGCGACCCATTTGCCGGTTCGCACAACACCACCTCCTTCGGGTGATATTAGCTTGCCCGAAGAGGGTCCAAATCATATTTGGAAAATTAAAGCGGAGGGTTGGCATGGCATTTTCGGCAGACCGGAAAGTAAGAGTCGTTCCCGCCAATCTGAATTTGTTCTCCTGTGTAGACCGGCTTTTTATTCTCATCCACACGCAAAGCCATTGTCGCTTTTCGCTCGCAAAACCAGCAAATGGTTTTCATTTCCTCAATTTTGTCAGCATATAACAGCATATATTTGCTTCCCTCAAACAATTCGTTCCGGAAATCGTTTTTTAATCCAAAACCAATTACAGGTATAGAAAGCTCATCCACAATTCGAACCAATTGAAGGATTTGCTCCTTCTTTAAAAACTGGACCTCATCCACAAGAACACAGTAAACCCGATGGTTGGAATCCTGAACGACAGAAAA from Effusibacillus lacus includes these protein-coding regions:
- a CDS encoding thymidine kinase; translation: MAQLYFRYGAMNSGKSIEILKVAHNYEEQNKGVLIFTSAIDDRDEMGYVSSRIGIRRKAIPVFDDTDIFSVVQDSNHRVYCVLVDEVQFLKKEQILQLVRIVDELSIPVIGFGLKNDFRNELFEGSKYMLLYADKIEEMKTICWFCERKATMALRVDENKKPVYTGEQIQIGGNDSYFPVCRKCHANPPL